The Deinococcus sp. KNUC1210 nucleotide sequence GCCGCCGCCGCCCGGATGCTGCCAGAGCTGCTGAGCGACCTGACCGCCCGTGGATACAGCCTGCTGCCGGTGAACGAACTGGTGGGCCTGCGTCCGGACGGCTGGCGCGACGTGCCCCCCAAGCTGATTCAGCTCGTCGATCTGGCCTACGACCGGCTGGGCCGCATCCGGCGAATCGGAGGACATGCCAGCAGCCTGTTTCGGGTGGGTGTCGCACCGTATCCACTGCCGTCAAGCACGCTCAGGGGCGGCGAGCGAATCGAACACGGCGCGTCTCTCGTCGAATTTCACCTCGACAGCGCCCGGCTGGTGCAGCTGGCCGAGCGTCCGGTGGCGGGCCGACACGTGGTCAAACACTCGCTGCACGATCTGGCGGAAGCGGTCAGAGACGACCCGGCATGGCAGCAGCTTCCCGCCGTCTTCAGCATCAGCATCTTTTCGGACGTGCTGCGAATCTACGGCTTCGAAACGGTCGAACTGCCAGACCGCATGCGGCGACGCCTGACCTGGTGGTCACGCACGCTGCGGCGGGCCTACGGCGTCTCTGACCTGAATTCCGAGCATATTCCCAAGCTGGCGGTCATCTCGCGTCAGGAACTGATCCGGCGTTTCGGCGTGCGGCCCGGTCGCTGAAGGGCTGCTCTAGTCGTTGGCCTCGGCGCTGCGTTTCCGGGCACCCTGCCGCGCCTCGCGGAAAGCGTTCCAGCGCTTCAGATCGGCCACGCCTTCATCCAGAATCGCCTCGGCCTGGGGCAGCAGCGAAACGCGGGTGCTGAGGTTGCTCTGCACGATGCCTTCCAGGTCGTCGAGGTTGTACAGGTGCGCCCCCGGCACATCTGCGATGGCCGGATCGAGGATGCGCGGCACCGAGATATCGATCAGGAACATCGGGGCGACGCGCCCGCGCAGCGCGTCCTGCACGCCCTGAGGTTTCAGCACGTAATGTGGCGCACCGCTCGACGCAATGACCACGTCGGCTTCCGGCAGCAGCGTATGCAGCATCTCGGAGGCGCAGGCGCGGCCTCCCACCTTTTCGGCCAGCAGGCGGGCGCGTTCCTCGGTGCGGTTCACCACGATCACGTCTTTCACGCCCGCTGCCCGCAGATGCGTCAGCGTCAGCTCGGCGGTCTCGCCCGCCCCCACGATCAGCGCGGTACGCCCTTCCAGACTGCCGAAGATGCCGCGTGCCAGCTCGACGGCGGCGCTCGACACGCTCACGACGTTGTCGTTCAGACCCGTTTCGTGACGCACCCGTTTGCCGGTCGCCAGTGCGCCCTGGGCCGCCTTGTTCAGCAGCGCCGCCGTGTCGCCGCGCCCGCTGGCATCCTGCCAGGCCCGTTTGACCTGACCCTGAATCTGGGTTTCGCCCAGCACCAGGCTGTCGAGGCCCGCTGCCACCCGGTACAGGTGATCGGCGGCCTGCACCCCCTGATACACGTACAGATGCTGGCGCAGCGCATGCCCCCATGCTCCCTCGAAGGCGCTCAGCGGGTCGCCCTGCACGCCTGCCAGATACACCTCGGTGCGGTTGCAGGTCGAGAGCAGCATCACCTCGTGGGCATGCTGGCGCAGATGGCCCAGCAGGGCTTCCTGCTCGCCCTCGCGCACGGCGGCTCGCTCGCGCACGTTCAGCGGCGCGGTCTTGTGGTTCAGCCCGACCACTGCCAGATCGAGCGTCTGTGCAGGTGCGGGCTGTTCAGGGCGCAGGCGCAGGGCTGTCGGGCAGGTGGCAGTCAGGGCCACAGGACGCTGGAGCGCGGCGGTCACGCGCTCAGCTCCTGTGCGTCGGCTTCCAGCAGAAAGTGACGGCGGATATCGGTGCGGAGGTGCTTCAGCGCCGTTTCACGCTCCGCCCCGTTCAGCCGCAGCGCCGCGCTCCGGCGATCCATCCAGGCGTCCAGCGGCAGGGTGTCTGGCAGGGCCGTTTCCAGTCGCTCGGTCAGGGCCTGCGCCAGCATCGGCAGTTCGCGGCCCGTATTGACGGCGATCTGCACGCTGCCGCGCCCGATGACGGCGGGAAAGCGCAGGTTGCCCAGTGCCGCGTTTCCAGCGTGACCCACCAGCAGCCCACGTTTCAGGGCGTCGGCCGTCACGCGGTCGTTGATGTCGGGATTGTCGGTGCAGGCCAGAACCAGCCGTGCGCCCTCCAGGTCGGTTTCCAGATAAGGCCGCTCGATCACTGCCACATCCTGCGCCCGCACGCCCGGCGAAATGGCGGGCGCGATCACGGTCACGCGGAGGCCAGCGTGCAGCAGGGTGCCGATCCGCCGCGCCGCCACCACTCCGCCGCCCACCACCACCGCCTGCGCGTCCTGAAAGTTCAAAAAGGCCGCCAGCAACATGCAGGAAGTATACCGGGCCACCCCTGTACGGGCCAGGCGGAACGTCCCCCTTCTGATGAGAAAAAGGGTGGAAAGATCTTAGGGATGATTTCTGAAGTCTTCGATGCCGAGTCGGCCCAGATATTTGATGCTGCTGGCTGCCTGGGCCTGAAAGCCCTGAAGAACGGCATTGAACTGAGCGGAGGGCTTGTGGACGTTCACGGCGACGACATACCGGCCCTGTTCCAGAGGGAAGGTATATTCGTTGATCTCGGACTGTTCGTTGTTGATCGCGCGCGAGGTATGCGTGAGCCAGCTTTTCACGCCGTGCCCGGTGTCGTCGAAAGCCCGCGCTCCGGCTTCACCCGTGAAGACCTTGACCGTCTGAGGCGAGATTTCTGCGACCGACAGCGCGTTCAGCAGTGCCTGAACGTCTTCGGCACCCTGGAGGACGCCCAGCATGTGATCTTGAGGATAGGAGGTGAAGTGCTGTTCGTTGGGTGTGATGTTCATGAGTTCTCCAGTTCCGCTTTGAGCGCTGCCGGTTCGGCTCTCGCGCCCTTCATGGAAGCTGAAGAGAATTTAACACTTTCTTCACCTGGGGGTCTTAGGGAGCCACCGCCTGCTCTGCTGCGGTTGCCAGCGCTTCCAAGCTGGGGTTCTCGGCCACCACCACCCGGTTGAAGCCCAGTTCGCGGGCGGCGGCCTCGGTCTGCGGCCCCATCACCGCCACCGTGAAGTCGGTTCCGGCCAGCGCTGCCAGATGCCGCGCCGCGCTGCCCGATGCCAGCGTCACGACCTCGGCGCTTTTCAGGCGTTCCAGCTCGTTCTGGCCCGGTTCGGCGGGCTCGGTGCGGTAGCCTTCCACACGCACGTATTTCAGCCCGCGTCCTTCCAGCGCCGCCTGAAGCTCCTGTTCGGCCAGTTGCGAGGTGAAGTGCAGCAGTTCCTCGCCCGGCTGTGCGGGCAGCTCGGCCCCCAGATGCCGTGCGCCCGGCGTGGACGGCACGAAATCGGCGCGGATGCCGTGTTCCCACAGGCTGCGGGCAGTCGCTGGCCCCACTGCCGCGATCTTCAGACCGCCCAGCGCCCGCACGTCCAGCCCGGCTTCATCCAGCTCGGAAAACAGCGACACCACGGCCTGCTGACTGCTGAGCAGTAGCCACCTCACCCACGACAGATCGTTCAGGACGGCCCGCACGGTCTCGGGTTCGCCGGTCGGAGCATGACGAATGAGCGGTACTTCCAACACCTGTGCGCCCCGCCCGCGCAGCAGATCGGCCAGCCCGCTGCCGCCTTCACGGGTGCGGGTGACCGCGACCTGTCGCCCGGCCAGCGGTCCGCTGTGCGCCACATCGAACCAGCGCAGGCGGTCGCGCAACCGCACGACCTCGCCCACCACCGTCACGGCGGGGGCCTCCAGTCCGGCCCGCCGCACCTCGCCCTCGATGGTCGCCAGCGTGCCCGTCACGGTGCGCTGTTCGGGGGTGGTGCCCCACTGGATCGTAGCGGCGGGGGTTTCGGGGGCGCGGCCCGCAGCGATCAGCTCGGCGGCGATGGTGCCCAGATTTTTCACGCCCATCAGCAGGACCAGCGTGTCGATTCCGCTCAGCCGTTCGTAGTGGGCGTCTCCTTCCTTGACGTTGCCCGTCAGGACGGCAAACGAACGGGCGACCTCGCGGTGGGTGACGGGAATGCCCGCATACGCTGGCGCGGCGATGGCGCTGGAAATCCCCGGCACCACCTCGAAGGGAACGCCTGCCGCCGCGCACGCCTCGGCCTCCTCGCCGCCGCGCCCGAACACGTACACGTCGCCGCCCTTCAGCCGCGCCACCCGCTGCCCGCCGCCCTCCTGCGCCGTGGCGATCAGCAGCGCCGTGATCTGTTCCTGGGAGATGTATTCGGAAAAGCCCTTCTTGCCCACGTACACCGTTCTGGCCTGCGGGCAGTGGCGCAGCAGTTCGGGGTTGGCGAGGTAGTCGAAGAGCACCAAGTCGGCGCGGGCCAGCGCTTCTTTTCCTTTGAGAGTGAGCAGGCCGGGGTCGCCGGGGCCAGCCCCGATGAGCGAAACGAAGGCGCGGGAAGTCATGGCTACAGGCTACGGCAGCCGGGGCGGGATTTTGGGGAAGCGGCAGATGGGGAAAGCTTGTGGCTTGCCCCGTGTGGTGCTGTTTCTGCACGTCACCTTGCTTCGGTCAGCTCGCTGGACTGTTTTCGCACGCCATTCGCTGCTCTCGGGGAGCCGTGTTTCCTAATGCCCCATGTCCATTCCGCCGCCCCCGCCCACATCGGCGCGAACGGTCCAGACGAGTTTGAAGGGAGTGAAGGTCGCGCCCGGCTTCGGGCTGCCTGCCAGCACCAGGGTGTACGCGCCCGGTCTGGTAAACGTCAGTGTACTGGTCAGTTCGTTCTTGGCCTGCACCAGTTTTGGCGTCAGCAGGGGTTTGACGCCCGCTTTCACGCTTCCGGCATACACGCTCAGGGTGCAGCTGCACTGAGACAGTGCAATCGGCCTGCCGCCCTTCTGATTCAGCTCGAAATACACGCCGTTCGCCTTGCCCACCGCCGGGGCGTCGTCGGGTTCGATGTGCATCAGGGCGCCCACATTGCCGTCACGGGCGAGTTCGTGGGCCAGAGCCGGAGAAACGGTCAGGAGTACGGTGATCAGGAATGTTTTCATAGGAAGTCCTTTGAACTCAGGAGGTGACTTTTGCGGAGCGGGCGCGGCGCGGCAACAGGACCAGTGCGCCGCAGAGGGTCAGCAGCACCGTTGAGGTCCAGACCACCGGAGACAGTCCGAAATGAATGCCCGCCCAGGCGGTGTGCAGCGCTGACAGCAGCGTCAGCCAGGGTCCGGCGCGGTGCAGGCGTTTCCACTGTCTGCCCAGCCGCCGCTGCGCCCAGTTGGTCGAGGTCAGGGCCAGCGGCAACAGGCCCACCAGCGCCACGACGCCGACGCCGATGGCTGCCTGGGTCGTCTGGTTCAGAAACAGCAGGTTCTCGGGGTCGCCCTGAAGCACCTGCTGGAGGGCCAGCCAGCCGTGGATCAGGCCGTAGGCAAAGGCCGACAGACCCAGCACACGGCGGTAGGCCTTCCAGCGCGGCAGCCAGCGGGTCGCCAGAATCAGCAGCAGGGCCAGCAGACACAGGAATCCGTACACTTCCTCACGCCGCTCGGCCAGTGCTCCTGGCGGGGCCAGCAGCCGCAGCAGCAGTTCGGCATTCAGCGCCACAAGCAGCGCGGCGGTCAGCTGTGTCCAGCCGGAAGCGTGAGAGCGCTGTGTCATCGGCTTACTTCAGCGTCACTTTGCTGGCGGGCGTGGCGGGGTCGCTGTCGTCCCAGCTCACCACGCTGCCGTCGGCATACGTCTGATACACCTTCCAGCTCAGGGTTCCGGCATCGGCAGGATTGGTGGCGCTGAACAGGAAGCGCTGAAATTCCATCGGCCCGATGCGGCCCTTCCAGACGATTTCGGTGATCAGGCCGTTTGCGTCGGTCTTGACGTTGCGAACGAAGCCGGGAACCGGCAGGAAACGCGTGACCCTGACACCGCTGGGCACGATCAGCCGCACCTGGACGGTCGCCAGGTCCTTCTCGACCGGTACCTGAAGGCGGTACGTTTCAGACGCGCCCACTTTGCTCTCGGCCAGGCCCGTTTCGGTACGCACGACGGCGTGGGCGGCGGCAATGGACAGCAGGGCAGTTGTGATCAGGGCCAGCAGGGGTCGGATGATCTTCATGGAAACCTCGAAGGCAAGGCAGCGCCCACAGAGGACGCGCCTGGAAAGACGGTGAACCGGAAATGGCAGGGAAGCGGAGGCAACAAACGACGCCTCATCACGCTTCCCGCATCACTTATCACATCTGTTCGGGTGGTCCCCGTGCCGTTGCCCGCAGAATTCGCAGCGCCTCCTGGACGGCTCTGGGAGGTCTCAGGTGCAGCCGGATCAGTGGCAGCAGCGGCGGTGTCCACAGCAGCGGCAGCAGCGCCAGCGGCGGCATACAGCACAGGCTCTGAGCAAGGTGATGCGTGCCCGGATGCAGGGGTGCAGGCGTCTGGGTGGGCGCGGTGTCTGGCGGCATCGCGGCCATATTCATCTGTGCTTCATGCACGTGGGCAACCGGCGCGGCCTCCAGCAGAGACGCCACCATCTGCGGCATGTTCATGCCAGCGGGCATCGCGGCATGCAGGCCCACCTGAAGGGCAAACAGCGTCGCTGCCAGCCACAGCACCACCCGGCCAGAAAACAGCCGGGAGGCCCGCTGGAGGCTGATACGCCGCGTCACACCGCATGATGGCACGCCAGAAACGGGACAGTCCGCCCGGCGTGACAAAATAGGAACTTTCACCCGGTATAACTTCTCAGCCGCAGGCGTTACCATGATCGGGTCTTCATTTCGCTGTGGCCCCTGTTCTGGTGGGCCGCCTGCCGCATCTCAGAGTGCCGCGTCTTACTTGTATTGCCAGGAGAGTGCCCATGACCATGTTCGATGCCTCGCCCCGTGTCCGTGACCTCCAGCAGCGCCTCACGGCCTTTATGCAGGAGCATATCTACCCCAACGAGGCCGAGTTTCAGGCCCAGGTGAACGCGGGCAACCGCTGGGAGCATGTTGAATTGATCGAGCAGCTCAAGCCGCTGGCCCAGCAGCAGGGGCTGTGGAACCTGTTCTTGCCTCCCCGCACCGACACCGAGGGACAGTTCGGCGCGGGCCTGACCAATCTGGAGTACGCCACGCTCTGCGAGATCATGGGGCGGGTGTGGTGGGCACCCGAAGTGTTTAACTGCAATGCTCCCGACACCGGGAATATGGAAGTGCTGGCACGCTACGGCACCAAAGAGCAGCAGGACCAGTGGCTGAAACCGCTGCTGGCGGGCGAGATTCGCAGCAGCTTCACCATGACCGAGCCGGAAGTGGCTTCCTCAGACGCCACCAATATTCAGGCACAGATCGTGCGCGACGGTAACGAATACGTCGTGAACGGACACAAGTGGTGGACGAGCGGAGCAGGTGATCCGCGCTGCAAGGTCACGGTCTTCATGGGCAAGAACGACCCCAGCGCCCCCAAGCACCTGCAGCAGAGCATGATCCTGATTCCGATGGACGCGCCGGGCGTGAAGATCGAACGGATGCTGACGGTCTTCGGCTACGACGACGCGCCGCACGGACACGCCGAGGTGACCTTCAAGGATGTGCGTGTGCCGCTGAGCGCCATGCTGCTGGGCGAGGGCCGGGGCTTCGAGATCGCGCAGGGGCGGCTGGGGCCGGGGCGCATCCATCACTGTATGCGGCTGATCGGACAGGCCGAACGTGCCCTGGAACTGATGGTGGAGCGCAGCGAAAGCCGGGTGGCCTTCGGCAAGAAGCTGAGCGAACAGGGCACCGTGCGCGAAATGATCGCCAAGAGCCGCATCGAGATCGACCAGGCGCGGTTGCTGACGCTGCACGCCGCCCACATGATGGATACCGTGGGCAACAAGGCCGCCAGAGGCCAGATCGCCGCGATCAAGGTCGTGGCCCCAATGTGGCGCTCGCGGTGATCGACCGGGCGATTCAGGTCTTCGGCGGCGCGGGCGTGAGCCAGGACACCCCGCTGGCGAACATGTACGCCCAGGCCCGCACGCTGCGGCTGGCCGACGGCCCCGACGCGGTTCACCTGGAAACGGTGGCAAAGGAAGAGTACCGCTCACACGCGCCCAAGCAGGCGAAGAAGGAGGCCGCCCATGTCTGAACAGACCAAGCCGACGGCAAACAGGCATCCGGGATTCGAGTCTCTGAGCGGCAAGGTGGTGGTGGTCACGGGGAGCGCGTCGGGCATCGGACTGGCGCTGGCGCGGCGCTTCGTGCAGGAGGGAGCGCGGGTGATCGGCAGCGACCTGAATGCCGAGGTGGGCGCTCAGAAGGCCGCTGAACTGGGCATTCGCTTCGTGGCCTGCAACGTGGCGCAGGAAGAATCGCTGAAGAACCTGATCGACGACGTGCAGGCGCACGAAGGTGATATCGACCTGTTCTGCTCGAACGCCGGAATCGCCATCGGTGCGGGGCCGGAGACGCTTGACAAGCACTGGGAGCTGATCCAGAACGTCAACGTGATGAGCCATGTCTGGGCCGCCCGCCATCTGCTGCCGCGCATGCTGGAGCGTGGCGAGGGCTATCTGCTGAACACTGCCAGCGCTGCCGGACTTCTGACCGAGCTGCACAGCGCTCCCTACGCCGTGACCAAGCATGCCGCCCTCGCCTTTGCCGAGTGGCTGGCCGTGACCTACGGCGACCGGGGCATCGGGGTCAGTTGCCTGTGCCCGGAAGGGGTCTGGACGCCGATGATCGAGAACGCGCCGATTCTGCAACTCACGGCAGTGAGCACCGACCTGCTGGCAGACCGGGTGATGGAAGCGCTGCACGCAGGCAAATTCCTGATTACCACCCACGCCACCACGCTGGCCGGATTTCAGCAGAAGGCCAACGACTACGATGTCTGGATCAGCAAGATGAAGCATCTGCGGACCAAGGCGATGGCGCTGCTGGAGCCGGGTCAGACGGCTTCGCTGGGTGCCAAGCCTTGACGCAGCCTGCCCAGAGCCCGGCTGATACCGCCGCCGTGCGCCCCGGTGAGGAACTGAATCTGGACGCGCTGCGCGGGTATCTGGACGTTCATCTGCCCGGCAGCGGGGGAACGCTGGAGGTGCAGCAGTTTCCCGGTGGCCACAGCAACCTGACGTACCTGCTGAAGGTGGGCGACGCCGAATACGTGCTGCGCCGCGCTCCGATGGGACCGGTTGCGCCCAAAGCGCACGATATGGTGCGCGAGTTTCATCTGCTCTCGCGCATCGCTCCGGTGTTCGCGGCGGCTCCGCGCCCGGTGCTGCTGTGTGAAGATGCGGGCGTCGTGGGTGCGCCGTTCTTTCTGATGGAGCGGCGGCGCGGCGTGATCATCCGTACCCGCCTGCCGCGTGACTATGCCGGTCTGCCAGAGGCGCCCAGGCGGGCTTCGGAAGCGCTGGTCGATACGCTTGCCACCCTGCATGCCATCGACATCGCGGCGGCGGGGCTGGACACGCTGGGAAAACCGGAAGGCTTCAACCGCCGTCAGGTCGAGGGTTGGGCCGGACGATGGAAACGGGCCGAAACGCATCCGACGCCCGAATCCGAACACGTCACCTCGTGGCTGCTGTCCAACATCCCGCCGGAATCGGCGCACAGTCTGGTTCACAACGATTACAAGCTGGATAACCTGATGTTGGATAGCCACGACCCCGGCGCGGTGGTGGCGCTGCTCGACTGGGAAATGACGGCCATCGGTGATCCGCTGGTCGATCTGGGCCTGACGCTGTGTTACTGGACGCAGCGCGGCTTCCCCGAGCACATGAAAACGCAGATCGGAGAGCCGGGCGCGGCCCTGGGCTTTTTTACCCGCGAAGAGTTTCTCGCCCGCTACGCCGAGAAATCCGGGCGCGACGTCGGCAACATCGGCTGGTATGAAGTGCTGGGAGTCTTCAAGCTGGCAGTGATCCTGCAACAGATTTTTGCCCGCTACCACGCCGGGCAGACGCAGGATGAGCGCTTTGCACCGCTGGGCGAACAGGCGCAGTCGCTGATGCGCGAGGCGGCGCGGCAGATCGGCACCTTCTCGCCGGAAACCCCTTCCCAGGAGCCCTCCGCTTGAGCACCCTGCTGCTGATCCGGCACGGGCAGGCGACCCCCTTCGAGGCCGACACCGATCAGCTCTCGGAACTGGGCGAGCGGCAGGCGCAGGCGGTGGGCGCGTCGCTGGCACGGGCAGGCGTGGTGCCCACCCGCGTGCTGCACGGCCCGATGGTGCGGCAGCGGCGCAGCGCCGAGCTGGCAGCGCAACCCGGCTGGCCCGCTGCCGAACGCCTTCCCGGGCTGGCCGAGTACGACGGCGACGGGCAGATGCGCTATCTCGCGCCGCTGCTGGCCCAGCGCGACCCGGCCTTTGCCACGCTGCTTCAGGAGGCCGAGGAACGCCGCGAGCTTCCCGACCGTAACCGCTCTTTCCAGAAGATGCTGGAACGGCTGCTGGACGTGTATCTGAGCGGCGAACTGGAACACCCGCAGCTGGAGAGCTGGGCTGCCTTCCGGGGGCGGGTGCGCGCTGCCCTGAAAGATATTCTCGGCAGTCCGGGCGGCAGCACCGTGGCGGTCTTTACCTCCGGGGGCGTGATCGGCCTGATGGTGGCGAGCGTGCTGGACGCGCCCGACGCCTCGGCCCTGAAGCTGAACTGGCGCGTCAAGAACGCCAGCATCACGCAGCTTACCTTCGGCAGCGGGCGCGTCAGCCTGGATACATTCAACGAGACGGCCCATCTGGGCGAAGCGCTGCTGAGCTGGCGGTAAGGAAAAGAGCAGCAGAAAAGGAGCAGGCCCGTCCGGTTGAACTGGACGGGCCTGCTTTCTGCTCTCGCTCAGTCTCCTGGCTGCCACTCCCCGCCCGCCGGATAGCTCACGGTGGTTTCGCGGCTGCGCTGCGCCTCGACCTTCACGGCCCGTTTGCGCTCGAACAGGTAGAAGGCGGCGGGCACCACGAAGAAGGTCATGATGGCCGAGACCGAGATGCCGCCCATGATGATGACCGACAGGCTGCGCCCGTATTCCGAGCCGCTGCCATGACTCAGCAGCAGCGGCAGGCTGATCACCAGCACCGTCAGAGTGGTCATCACGATGGGGCGAAAGCGCAGGCGGCTGGCCTCGATCAGCGCTTCTCGGAAGGGCATTTCGCGCATCTTCTCGACCACGAATTCCAGATAGATGATGGCGTTCTTGGCCGACAACCCGATCAGGAGCAGGAAGCCCAGCACGCCGAAGATGTCGAGGCTGCCCCCCGCGATGGACGTGAACAGCAGCGCTCCGGCGATGGCGAACGGCACCGGCAGCAGCAGATACAGCGGATACCGGAAGCTGTTGAACTGCGCCCCCATCACCAGATATACCAGCAGCAGCGACAGTCCGAACGCCTGAACGCCCAGCGTGCCGAGCTGGTTGCCCAGCGCAAAGGCTCCGTTGCGGTCGGCCTCGCCCACCGTGACCAGATTGTCGATCACGCCTGCCTGCGTCAGCTCATTCGTCACCTGTGCCTGAAGAGCCTGGCTCGTCAGCGACGTATCGGTGGTGGGCTGGTACGTCAGCGAGAGGCTGTAGATGCGGTTGTCGCGGCTGATGCTGCTGGGTGAGCTGCCCTGCACCACACTGCCGAGCTGCCCGGCACTCAGGTTGGTCTGGAGGGTGCTGGAGTAGATCGGCAGGCTCAGCAGCGCCGATTCGTCGGTCAGGTACTTCGGATCGACGCTGACCTGAATCGGATACGTCACGCCGCCCAGATCGATGTTTCCGGCACTCGACCCCGACGCATACGCCTGCAACGTGCTGGCGACGCTGCTGGCGGTCAGGCCCGTTCCGGCCAGCAGGTTCTGGTTCGGCACGAAGCGGTTTTCCAGCGTGCTGTTATCCAGACCGCTGCTCACGCTCAGCACGTCTTTATCGGCTTCCAGCACCGCGACAGCTTTGTCGGCCCGCTGCTTGAGCAGATCGAAGTTGCTCGATACCAGCGTCAGCGACTGCTGGCTGCCCTGCCCCCGGAACCCGCCGCCGGAAAAGACGTTGGCCCGCACGCTGGGATAATCGGGATACAGATTTCTGAGCGCCTGCTGCCAGCGCGGTGTGAGGGCGTTCAGGCTCTGCCGCTCCTCAATCGGCTTGAGCGTGATGTTCAGGCTGCTGCCGCCGCCGTTCACCGATGCCTGAACTGTCTGCACCGAACGCTGTCTAAGGAAGAAAGTTTCCAGCCGCGCGACCAGCTCATTGTTGGTGCTGAGGGGCAGACCGTCGGGCAGACGCAGACGGGCCTGCACCGTGCCGGAATCGGTGCTGGGCGTGAAGGTGAAGCTGATGCGCGGAATGACCAGCACCAGCGTAAGCACCAGGAAGGCCACCGCCGCCAGCAGCACCGCCGGGCTGAACCGCAGTGCCACATCCAGGCTGCGGGCGTAGCCGTCGCGCACCAC carries:
- a CDS encoding polysaccharide deacetylase family protein; translated protein: MRLSRPLGWLGLGALAAWGLPTLLFQGVGLGVLRTARSARPQAALSFGGGPDPLVTPLLLAALKAADVRATFFVSGSEVQQNSDLLAQIRAAGHQIELGAGRSGWLSAGALSRARLELAAGGTAVQSLLLPRGAVGWPVLLAARRAGLTPASGTVEVRHASDQRERIRRFLRPGGIVLLAGEGMQGAAAARMLPELLSDLTARGYSLLPVNELVGLRPDGWRDVPPKLIQLVDLAYDRLGRIRRIGGHASSLFRVGVAPYPLPSSTLRGGERIEHGASLVEFHLDSARLVQLAERPVAGRHVVKHSLHDLAEAVRDDPAWQQLPAVFSISIFSDVLRIYGFETVELPDRMRRRLTWWSRTLRRAYGVSDLNSEHIPKLAVISRQELIRRFGVRPGR
- the hemA gene encoding glutamyl-tRNA reductase; amino-acid sequence: MTATCPTALRLRPEQPAPAQTLDLAVVGLNHKTAPLNVRERAAVREGEQEALLGHLRQHAHEVMLLSTCNRTEVYLAGVQGDPLSAFEGAWGHALRQHLYVYQGVQAADHLYRVAAGLDSLVLGETQIQGQVKRAWQDASGRGDTAALLNKAAQGALATGKRVRHETGLNDNVVSVSSAAVELARGIFGSLEGRTALIVGAGETAELTLTHLRAAGVKDVIVVNRTEERARLLAEKVGGRACASEMLHTLLPEADVVIASSGAPHYVLKPQGVQDALRGRVAPMFLIDISVPRILDPAIADVPGAHLYNLDDLEGIVQSNLSTRVSLLPQAEAILDEGVADLKRWNAFREARQGARKRSAEAND
- a CDS encoding bifunctional precorrin-2 dehydrogenase/sirohydrochlorin ferrochelatase — translated: MLLAAFLNFQDAQAVVVGGGVVAARRIGTLLHAGLRVTVIAPAISPGVRAQDVAVIERPYLETDLEGARLVLACTDNPDINDRVTADALKRGLLVGHAGNAALGNLRFPAVIGRGSVQIAVNTGRELPMLAQALTERLETALPDTLPLDAWMDRRSAALRLNGAERETALKHLRTDIRRHFLLEADAQELSA
- the cobA gene encoding uroporphyrinogen-III C-methyltransferase, yielding MTSRAFVSLIGAGPGDPGLLTLKGKEALARADLVLFDYLANPELLRHCPQARTVYVGKKGFSEYISQEQITALLIATAQEGGGQRVARLKGGDVYVFGRGGEEAEACAAAGVPFEVVPGISSAIAAPAYAGIPVTHREVARSFAVLTGNVKEGDAHYERLSGIDTLVLLMGVKNLGTIAAELIAAGRAPETPAATIQWGTTPEQRTVTGTLATIEGEVRRAGLEAPAVTVVGEVVRLRDRLRWFDVAHSGPLAGRQVAVTRTREGGSGLADLLRGRGAQVLEVPLIRHAPTGEPETVRAVLNDLSWVRWLLLSSQQAVVSLFSELDEAGLDVRALGGLKIAAVGPATARSLWEHGIRADFVPSTPGARHLGAELPAQPGEELLHFTSQLAEQELQAALEGRGLKYVRVEGYRTEPAEPGQNELERLKSAEVVTLASGSAARHLAALAGTDFTVAVMGPQTEAAARELGFNRVVVAENPSLEALATAAEQAVAP
- a CDS encoding ferric reductase-like transmembrane domain-containing protein, which gives rise to MTQRSHASGWTQLTAALLVALNAELLLRLLAPPGALAERREEVYGFLCLLALLLILATRWLPRWKAYRRVLGLSAFAYGLIHGWLALQQVLQGDPENLLFLNQTTQAAIGVGVVALVGLLPLALTSTNWAQRRLGRQWKRLHRAGPWLTLLSALHTAWAGIHFGLSPVVWTSTVLLTLCGALVLLPRRARSAKVTS
- a CDS encoding DUF1775 domain-containing protein; translation: MKIIRPLLALITTALLSIAAAHAVVRTETGLAESKVGASETYRLQVPVEKDLATVQVRLIVPSGVRVTRFLPVPGFVRNVKTDANGLITEIVWKGRIGPMEFQRFLFSATNPADAGTLSWKVYQTYADGSVVSWDDSDPATPASKVTLK
- a CDS encoding SDR family oxidoreductase; the encoded protein is MSEQTKPTANRHPGFESLSGKVVVVTGSASGIGLALARRFVQEGARVIGSDLNAEVGAQKAAELGIRFVACNVAQEESLKNLIDDVQAHEGDIDLFCSNAGIAIGAGPETLDKHWELIQNVNVMSHVWAARHLLPRMLERGEGYLLNTASAAGLLTELHSAPYAVTKHAALAFAEWLAVTYGDRGIGVSCLCPEGVWTPMIENAPILQLTAVSTDLLADRVMEALHAGKFLITTHATTLAGFQQKANDYDVWISKMKHLRTKAMALLEPGQTASLGAKP
- a CDS encoding phosphotransferase family protein; protein product: MTQPAQSPADTAAVRPGEELNLDALRGYLDVHLPGSGGTLEVQQFPGGHSNLTYLLKVGDAEYVLRRAPMGPVAPKAHDMVREFHLLSRIAPVFAAAPRPVLLCEDAGVVGAPFFLMERRRGVIIRTRLPRDYAGLPEAPRRASEALVDTLATLHAIDIAAAGLDTLGKPEGFNRRQVEGWAGRWKRAETHPTPESEHVTSWLLSNIPPESAHSLVHNDYKLDNLMLDSHDPGAVVALLDWEMTAIGDPLVDLGLTLCYWTQRGFPEHMKTQIGEPGAALGFFTREEFLARYAEKSGRDVGNIGWYEVLGVFKLAVILQQIFARYHAGQTQDERFAPLGEQAQSLMREAARQIGTFSPETPSQEPSA
- a CDS encoding histidine phosphatase family protein, which translates into the protein MSTLLLIRHGQATPFEADTDQLSELGERQAQAVGASLARAGVVPTRVLHGPMVRQRRSAELAAQPGWPAAERLPGLAEYDGDGQMRYLAPLLAQRDPAFATLLQEAEERRELPDRNRSFQKMLERLLDVYLSGELEHPQLESWAAFRGRVRAALKDILGSPGGSTVAVFTSGGVIGLMVASVLDAPDASALKLNWRVKNASITQLTFGSGRVSLDTFNETAHLGEALLSWR